The Aliivibrio salmonicida LFI1238 genome contains the following window.
CAATCAATTAGCTTTACATCAATCGGGTGACTGGCTTTCTCACCAAAAATTCGAGTCAATTGTTCTACTGCAGCTTGTTTTATTACTGCCTTTCCTGCTTTCTTACGAGTTGCTGCATCGACACCGACAAAGCCAAATAAAGCGCCAACGCCATCAAACGTACTGGCATCATGGATTTCGACTAATGGCCCTATGCGGCTGCTGGCAGAGCCTGATAATCCCTCTTCTCTCCAGAAAGGCGTGTCATAAATAGCAAAAAACTTTGCGTGTGCCGCCATCCATGTTGCTGTAGAGCTAAAATGTTGCGTTGTTTCTGTCGGCAAGCTTGGTGTGAAAGCAACACGGTCAGCTAAGAGGCGTAACGGCATGGCAAAAATCACATGAGCCGTTTCAATCGTCTCTGGTTGACTGTTGTGCATCAAAATAACAGAAGAGTGATTGTTTTCTTGAGATCTCACATGAGTCACCGTGCTATTTAGTTGCACTCGATGAGAAGGTAAAGTGGCCAATAGTGCATCAACAAGGCTTTGCATACCGCCTGCAATTCTCATGGATGTGGGAGATTGCTCAAATCCAGAGTCATAACGTGTTGGTGCGCTGTTTTGTTGGTTATCGAGTAAATAAGCGCCTTGAGAGTACTGTGGGAAAATAGGCAACATTAAGTCATCGATAAGTTGCGTAATACGTGGGTGCATTTGTGGCCAAAACCAAGATGGGCCCATGTCTACGCTATCTAATGGAGATAATTTCGTTGATGAAGATAAAATTGGTGACGATAAAATTCGGCCCCCAATGCGATCTCTCGCTTCAATGACTCGATACTCTTTTCCCATTTTTTCAAGTTGATGTGCCATGTATAGTCCACTTAAACCGGCACCAACAATCAAATACTCTGTTTTCATTTTTTGTCTCGCTTATGCTTGAATTTGGTGTATGTGGTGGCCTGTTTTTATCCAGACGGTACAGTTGTGCTGCCCGATGGTTGCTTGCAATGAATCGCCAATAGGCAAGCGAAGCCAATCAAATTTTTCATAGTTGGTGTGCTCATGGATAAATGATCCATCAATGACCAGTATTTCTATTCCACCTTGGTTTTCAAGTTCAATGGTCTGATTGGCTTGCCATTGCTCAAGGCGAACTACCTCATGTTTAAAGGTGTGCAATAGTTGAAATTGAACCCCATGACGTGTCGAGTCGTTGCTAACGGGCTGAGTTTGGGTATCAATATGAACGGGCGTGTTGTCACCGTCTTGGTATTGCCCTAGCTTGACTAAAATCATGCAGCCATCTTTCACAACCGGAGCGTGTGATGTTCCTACTGGGTTGCGCATGTAAGTACCAACAGGGTAGTCACCATGCTCGTCTGCAAAAATGCCTTCTAATACTAAAAACTCTTCGCCGCCAGTATGAACATGAGAAGAAAAATAACTGTCAGATTCATAATTTACTAGAGAGGTGGCTGTTGCAATCTCACCACCATCACGCTCTAACATCTTACGTGTTACCTCTTTAATAGGGGATGGGACCCACGTTGATGCCGTGAAAAAAGCGTTCGCTTGTAGCGATAAGTCAGTGTGTAGTTTCATGGTAAACCTGCGTGAATGGCGAGTAATTGCATCTATTGTGTTATTTTTCTTTAGGTGTAACAAACCAGAACTTCTATACTTACACTAAAGTTTTTCTTTAATGGTTAATGTTGGAATAAGGAGTGAGAATGAAATTAAATCATTTAAATTGCTTGAAAGCGTTTGAAGCCTCTGCTCGTCACTTGAGCTTTTCTTTAGCGGCAAAAGAATTGAATGTCACGCCTGCTGCCATTGGCCAACAAGTGAAATTGTTAGAAGAATGGCTAGGGATCTCTTTGTTTGAGAGGCGCTCCTCTGGGGTATCACGGTTAGCATTAACCAAAGAAGCCTTGCAGGGCTTACCTGAAATTACTCGTGGTTTTGAGCATTTATCTCAAGGATTAGCTTTATTAAAGCCAGCTGAAGTGAATACTATTTTAACCGTGGCAGTCAGCCCTGCGTTTGCCGCGAAATGGTTATTAATGCGCATTGATGACTTCCAAACATTGCATCCTGAATGGGATCTGAGATTAGATACCAATATTAGAACCGTTGATTACCTTGCCGAGAGCATTGATATTGGTGTTCGTTATGGTAAAGGGGAGTGGGAAGGGTTAGATAATATCTTGTTAATGACCGAGTCTGTTTTTCCGGTCTGTTCTCCTGAGTTGTTAAAGAAAGGATTGAATAGCGTGGAATCATTGGTTGATTTTCCATTACTGCATGATCTTTCTTTACCTAAAGAGAGTGGCTTTCCTTCGTGGAGTGGTTGGTTTGAACAGAATGAAATTTACAATGTAAATACAGATAAAGGATTGAAGATAAACAATTCCGCCTCTGTTATTCAGGCAGCGATAAGTGGACAAGGCGTGGCATTAGGTCGAAGTGTGTTGGTACAAGAGGATCTGGACGGGGGGCGTTTAGTTCAGCCTTTTCCTGAGTTGCAATGTAATATTGAATTAGCTTATTACATCGTTTGGAAACCGAGTACAGTGTCTAATGAAAAGGTTGCGGTATTTAAGCGTTGGTTATTAGCTCAAGTTGCGACATAGTCATTACTTAAGTGAATGAACTTGCGCAATGTATACACTCTATTAATATTAAAGAGGTGTCTGTTTTATAAACTGTTTTTTAAATGAACGCTCATCTACATTTTAGTTGATCTAGTTCTCATCAAATTATGATCAATTTGGAATGAGGAGATAACATAATGATAATAGTGTTTGTAAATATGAATCTCATTCCTACTTTTTGTCATCATTGCATGAGTAGCTATTAATTATGCGTAAATTATTGTGATTACTATGAAGCCAATAACGTCTCTTTTCTTATCGACCTTTGTTATTGGGTTATATCCTTCTTTGGCGACGGCAGATACTGCGGTTACGCCAATGAAGATTTATGCTCAAGCTCCTCTTCATTTAAATACGCTCACTACTGAACTTCGTTCCGCTTTTGCATTAAAAGAAGACAGCGTCGAATTGTTTGCGACGGGAACGATCGCCAGTGTGTGGGCACATTCTGAAAGCTTCAATATGGATTATTATCAGAATCAGGTCATTACGGGGGCTCAATGGCAAGTGACATCAAAGCTTAAAGCAGAACTTAAATATCAATACAGTTATGCCGGTAATAATGGATTAGATTCGTTTGTTCATGGCTTTCATGACTTTTTTGGTATTGGTCAGAACGGACGAGATGAAGTAGATAATAATAGTTTCAATATTTCTATTCCTAAGTACGGTGTTGAAATTGAAGATTTTGAAGGCGAAACGCTATCGAGTGCTTTACATAGTTATCTTGAGTACGAAGTGTTTTCAAATCAATACAATGCAATTAGCCTAGGGGCAAGTTTGTATTTAAACCATGTCAACAGCGGTTCATTTAAGCGTGATAGCTTTGAGCAAGGTCTGCAAGCAAATTACAGTTTTAGTTATGACAAACACGCCTTGTTTTCGACTGTCGGTGTGACGTTCAGAGACGCGGGATTAAGCACTTCTATTCCTTATAAAAAGAATACGGCTGCGTTTGCTATTGGTTATGGGTATGCAATTACTCCCTCTCACCATCTTGTAACGTCATATCATATTTATGAGGGTGCGCTTGATGAGGGGGGAGATTATGCCGAAGCATCACATGAATACGTATTAGGTTATCGATATTTATTAGAGGCGGCAGCGTTTGAGTTTTCAGTGATAGAGAATGCGGTGAATATGGATAACTCTACTGATATTGCCTTTACGTTTGGTGTGCGCTACGTACTGTAATTGATGAATAAAAAAATCCCAGAGAACAGGAGGATGAGTTCTCTGGGGAATGTTGGTACTTCAGCAAAGTTACCTTAATACTTATAGGATATGGCTTTTTAGTTTTCCAGTCCGTTTCTCATAGAAGATGATGTTAAAAATATAACGTATTGATTTTAAATCAAACTAAATGAAGACAAAATAAATATTCCTACCGTACAAGTGACTAATGAAGCAACGGTTGTTTGGGCAATGATATTCGCCGCTAATGTTGCATTCCCTCCCATGGCTCTTGCCATTACATAACTGGCCGCTGCGGTTGGCGCGGCACTCATAAAGAATAGCAAACCTAAATCCAATCCTCTAAAGCCAAACATGATGCCACCTGCGGTAATTAGAAAGGGACTTAATATAAGTTTATAGCTAGTAGCAAACCACGTAGGGCCATTGTCTTTTTTCATTGAGCTTAAGTTTAGCGACCCCCCCGCACACAATAATGCCAAAGGCAGTGTCATGTTTGCGAAGTATTGCCCTGCTTGAGTGACCATCTCAGGGATTGGAATTGAGAGAAATGAACACACAACGCCCAATAGAATCGCAATAATTAACGGATTTTTAGTGAGTGTTTTAATTATCACCCCAAACGCTTGTTTTTCGTTATGCTCTTCTTTTGGTGTTAAGGCAATAACGGCCTGAATATTATAGAGCACAGTAGTTGATGCGACATAAATAGCGGCTAAAGCAACGCCAGAATCACCATAAGCGTTAGCAACATAAGCCAGTGCAATGATGGCTGTGTTTGCACGAAACCCGCCTTGAATAATAACGCCGTGATCTTGCTTATCCTTAAAAACGAGCTTAGTTGAAAAGGTGGTGAATAAGAAGAAAGCAACGTTTGCAATAAGACCATAAATAATTAAACGGCTACTGGATGAGAAATCATGATCAGAATTTACGATGCTTAAAAAGAGCATCGCGGGTAAGGTGACTTGAAATACGAGCTTAGAAGCGACTTCAATAAAGTTGTCGTTAATTAAGTGAATGCGTTTCAGTACAACACCAAGAAACAGCATTAAGCATATAGGGCCTGTAATTGATGCTGAAAATAGCAGTTGAGTGATTAAATTATCCATAGTTATGTTCTTCGTCGCTTCCTAGTAGAAGTGTTCATTTTACACACAAAAAATCAAATTTCCGTTGTGGATATCCACATCTTTTCCTTGTTTTACTTGAATAGTGCGATGACTTTGATTTTTTCATTAACACATTGGGTGAAAGCCTATTCGTTATCGGTATTTATCTTTCTTGTGAATGTTTTGTTTTATTCGTTTTAGTAACTAAAGAGATCTTATGCATGACTCTAAAAGGTGAATTGATGTAAATACGAACATAAAGAACCACGGTATTTTTAATTTCAGTATGTAAACGTTAACGTGGTAGAACCAGTTCCCATCAATTAGCTATTCAATATTGAGATGATTTTTATTTAACTACGATGTTAAATTATAAAATAAACAAGAAGGCATTTTGAATAAATAAATAGGTGAAATAACTAAACACCCTGTTTAATTGAAGATAATGATATTTTTTCACCATTATTAATAGGTGGAAGTACATGGCTATTTTATTCGTATTTATCCTATCTAAGTAAGTGTTATGAAAGTCTATATGTGAGATCACATATTTAAAAAAATAATCGGTAATTTTGTTTTTTTATGGAAGTAATTCAAATAAAAAGCATTCAGTCACTGATTTTTTATATTTGATTTATTTTTAGCATATTTATTTTTTCTGAAATAAATATGCCTATAGGATCTTATCTATTTGATTTTAAATATTACCTCCCAGTTTCTATGGGCATGCCGACTTTATGTTTAATCATTTGTTTTTTGTATGTATGCGAGTTTTTGATACGGAGTATACATTTTATTATTTATTTTAAATTAAATGATTATGATAATGTTTTCGTAATGTAAAAATTTATTTAAAAGACTAATAAGTTATTTAACGGGTTTGTTTATATTAGTTAGATAGGTCTTTTATTCTATTTGGTTATATTACTTAACGAATGAAAGCTAAAATTATAATGACATTATTAATAATAGTAGTTTGGCTTTCTTAATTTAATCTATTTTAATACATAGGTTTGACTATATTTTATTGATATAACGTTGGTATTAAATGAAAAACATAATCAGTAATGCATATAATTTCTCAGATTTTATTAATTCTGGTGTTGATACTAGAACGGGAAGTTACTCGGCTCAAATAAAGCTGTTATCGATGATTGGCAATCGTCTTAATGGTCCTTATTTTGATTTAACTGTTGGTTATAATACAAATAATGCGATTGATGTCGGTTTTGGAAGAGGGTGGTCATTGCCACTCAGTTCTTTTGATAATGTAAATTCAATGTTGAGTTTGAGAAATGGTCAACAATTCAAAATTGAATGGAATTCAACAGAGAATGAGTATGTAGCGCCATACCGAAAATTAAAAGATGTCCGTATTTACTATGTATCTACGCCAGGGACAGAGCAAGGTGAAATAAAGGTTATTAATGCCTCTGGAGAGATCGAATTTATTGATTGGAAAGAAGGTACTCTCAGTCGACTATACAGTGCAAAAGGTCATCTTCTTCGTTTCTCGTACACCAATTATAATTTCCAAAGAACATTGTATAAAGTCGAAGACAGTTTTGGATTAAGTATAAATATTGATACGTGGTCAGACGAATGGCTGACAAAAATTTCATTATATAACAAAGATATGTTGCTTAAGTCATCCACAATTAGAAAAATAAGTGGCGGTGATTTTAAACGCTTGTCGTATGCGACATTGCCCAACAGAGAAGATCTGTATTTTCAATTCGAATACTCATGGTTCAGTGATACTGGAATGGATCTGTTGTTAAAAACAACCTACCCAGCCGGATATTCAGAAGAGGTCACGTATTACGAACGTGGCTTTTTAATGCCTGATGGCGCGCCAAATAAATATGTACCACAAGTTACGAAGATGAGGGTATCTCAAGGTGTCGCATTACCTGTTCGAACGCATACTTATACCTATTCGGATAAAAACTATTTAGGTTTTGCGAGTGATCGGGCTTACGTTGCCGGTGAAGACACTCTTTTTAAAGCAGCACAAGATTATAAATATTCTGCAATTGAAACCATCGATAATGAGATTGAAATTCAGAAGACATACACCAAATATCACTTAATTGAAAAAGAGCGTTACCTCTCTAGAGGATCATCATACCAAGAAGTAAATTATGAATATTATGCAAATAATGCTGTCGGTATTGAATATCAGGAGCCTCAATATACCTATTTGAAAAAGAAAGAAATTGCATTTTTAAATGGTTCTTCAATAAGTAAAAAATTGGAATTTTATCAGTTTGATGAGTGGGGTAATAATATAGAGCACACTGATGAAAGTGGTATTACAACGGTGAGTCAATATGAGCAGAGTGCACAAAGTCATTTTAAAAATATCCCTGTATCACAAAGCATATTGGATAGAAAAAGAAACGTAGTAAATAAAAAAGAATTTACCTACAAGACATTGCCTTCTTTATTAGATGATCATTCTTTTTACGTTCTTGAGACGGAAGAAATAAATGGGCAAAAAACGAATTATCAGTTTTATGAAAATCGCCAAAATATTGAAGTTTACGGAAAGAAACGAGAAGAATTTTCAGTGGTGTCTGGCGCGACTCCGATGCGTTATTCTTACACGTATGATTTTAATCAGGATCACCTTGTTTACCAAGTGCTCACGGAAAATGGATCATTACATTATTCCAATACCGAGCATTATGATTTTTTAGATAGCCAACTTATTTATAAAAAAGAACCAGAGGGCGTCGAACTCGAAGTTAATTACGATGAGTTGAATCAAATAAATAAAGAACGCTTATTAAAAGATAACCGCCTTTATTCTGAAAAAACGTACCAGAGTCATATTGATAGTGACAACTATGTTTTAAGTATCGAAGATTCTGAGGGTGAAATAACCGTTCAGACCTACAGTGCTAATGGTCATGTCCTTTCAATGGCGACAAAAATTGGCAGTAATAACACAATGGCTTACACCAATCAGTATGATGCGTTTGGCCAGAAAATCTCGACAACGCAATACGACAATCTTGATACGAGAACACTAGAATTAACAACGCGTTATGAATACGACTTATATGGCCATATTAATCGTACTATCTACCCTTCAGGAGCGGTAGAAATAAACCAATTTGACTATGCATCTCGAACTCACACTAAAGGCATCGAAGGGAAGAGGGTACGTTATTTCTCATCAAGACACGTGGGGCAATACCGTCGTGGAGCAGTATTTTGATAGAACAGGCCAACTTCTTTACGAAATCCCTTATCAGTATGACCTAACAAACCGTTTAATTCGTACAGAAACAAGTCGTGGTTCAGTGATTGAATTCAAATATGATGCGTTTGATCGCGTGATAGAAAAAGCAACTCGTTTTGCGGGTAAGAACGCTTCAGAGTCATTTGTCGATAGAATGAGCTATGACAAAAGAACCAAAGAAGAAAGCCTAACGCTTCATACTCGAGAGGGGCTATTAGGTGATAATGAAAATACCCACGCGACCATTATTAGTAATCAATACGATAACTTTGGGCGCCTGACGGAAAGGCACGTCAATGGCTTACGTTACCAGTACAAGGATTATGATGATTCAAACCGTTATCAAAGCGTTGTTCTGCCAAATGGCCATTCGGCGACGTACACCTATCACCCAGTGCTTGGGCTGGTTACAAAGCAAGAAGTCAGTAATGATACATCCTCAACTCGACGCTTTAGCTATAACAAACGTGGGTTAGTTGTGAGTGATTCGGCATCGATGACAAGCAGTCAATATGAGTACGATGCATTTGGAAATCCAAGTAAAAAAACGGTGACGAGCTTAGGCGCGACAACAGAAAACGCCACGTTTTCATATTCAGCAAAAGGACTTTTGTTGTCTATGCGTGATTTTACCGGCAACACAAAAGCACTCACTTATGATGGCTTTGGCCGTGTTCAACAACTTGTCTTTGGAAGCCGTGATGCAACCGCCGTCGTTGATCTCAGTTATGACCAATTTGATCGGCTTGTCTCGCAACATTATGAGGATGGAAATGACCAAGTAGAGATGTATTTGGACTACGGTGTCAATGATATGGAAAGTCGTCGTCGTTGGGTTCGTAATGGAAAAGAGACGTTAAAAATGGATCTTTCCTATGACCAGTCTATGCGGATTATCGAGCGAAAAACCACGACGAATGGAATAGTTCAAACAGAAACGTTTGATTATGATCAACTTGGTCGAATTACTGAGTTTGTCAGTGCAGGAGTGAACCCGCCGAAAGATGTCACGGGAAGAGAGATCGTAAAGCAGCAGTTTTATTATGACCATTTCGATAATATTACGGATTTGGTCACACAGTATCAAAATGGGATTGTGAACACTGAAAGCCGAATATTCGATACTGACATGCCGACTCGATTACTCAATATTTATAATACACATGGGGATTTCCCCAACCAATCTTTTGAATACGATGCTCTTGGTAATCGAGTGAATTTATCACAGAGGGGGTATCAACTCAGCTATAACAATTATGGTCAGTTATCTGAAATACGAGATGATCAAGAAAAAGTAATACGCACGTACCATTACGATGCGATTGGAATGCAAAGTGTTTCCGTTGATGCATTAGGGAACATTGCCCAACTTTATTATCACCATGACGAGCTAGTTGCAATCATGAGAGCCAATGAATCAATGGCTTTCTCTGGGGCGCACAGTGGTAAATCACTGACGATCACAACGGATCTGAAAAGCACTAAAGCAAGCTATAGCTACCTTGATGGAACGAACAGTAATTTAGGGTCTACGCGTGAGCAGGCGACTCACTCTAGTTCATCATACTTACCTTTTGGATGAGGATTATCCATGTTTACTACTTTATCTCGACGTAATTTTTTAAAACAAACGGCTTGTGTTAGCTGGAGCTGTTGCTGGGGGAGTGAAAGGCATTGCCTCAACGATCAAAGCAGGAAGTGGAATGTCTTTTGCGCATAAAGCGTGGGGATCAAAAACATTTATTAAAATTACAGGCTTTTCTAATAAAAATATATTGGGTCAAATATCCCAAGCTCCAGCCATCAAGTTTGCGGGTCTATCTGCTGACATGGTTGGCGTCGTTGGGGCTTCAATGGTGATGGCGGCGACGGTACAAGATGATAAAAAGCTGAAATTATGGGGTTCAATCATTAAATTCGGTGGTGGAGTTTCTAAAGGGATCATTAAAACCGTGGATAACTGGAACCCTAAGCTAGTGACGTCATTTACCGGGAAATCGTTTGGTAAAACAAAGCAGAGTTGGATCAAATCAGACAAAAAATTTGATATGAGAGTCGATTGGGCAAAACGAGGTCTTTCTGTTTCTAAAGACCCTTGGTCAATTACCGATCAAATTATTGCTCAAACACAAGGGAACAGCAGTTCAAGTGCTTCTGAGGTTACTCAATCTTCATCTGTCTTTGTGTCGAATTCTGCCGCTCATTCGCCTCAAGTAATTAATGCATTACAACAAGGTATTAATCAAAGACAAGGTTTTTATTCCCGCTTTGTTGATAACACGATTGGTGATGGGCTTCTTATTGGTGCAGCCTAAACGTAATAAAGGATGTGTATTTTAAGGAACGCTTATATTGGAGAGGTGTGGCTGAAATAAGTAGTAAATAATGAGTGTATTTTTCAACTAAATTAAAAAGGAAGTTTATCTTATGAGAAAGTTTATATTTACATCAAGTGTCTTTTTATCTGCACTTGTTTCATTAAATGTGTACTCGAATCCACCAGGCTCATGGGTTCGAGATTTGAGGATAGTATCTGACAGCGGGTTAGGTAATACAGACATATACGCGAATGGTAATATGCAAGCGGCACTAGATATTATTTATGATCTTGAGCCTGGGTATTCATTAAAAAGCGTGACACTAAAAAAATACAATACAGGGCAAGATTTAGATGATTGGGAACAATCTTCGCACGAAAATAAATATCTGCATAATATTGGTGGGCAACGAATTGGTCATTTAAGAAGTTCTAAATTTGTACAGCGCTATTTATCGACAAGTTCGCCAAGATCAGTGTCTGTGTGCGTTGAATTAACAGCAAGTAAAGAGGGACAAGATTTCACTACTTCAACATGTGAGCCTGGAACTAACCAAGCAAGTGTGTTTGTTAATGCAATCAACCCCGTGTATCTAACAAAAAATAACTTTGAGCTTTTGCCGTGGGATATATCTTCCGAAATAGATGACTACGAATATCAGCATACGCTAAATCAACCGACAGGAATTTTAACTCAAGAGATTAGGGAGCAAGTATTAAGAAAAACAAGCGAAACACCGACTATTTTAGATATTGAAGTTGATCATCTTTTATCAGAGAGCACATCTACGCTTTATTTACAGGATAGTCTAATTAGTAAATATGGAAGTACAACGCCGACAAGTGACGATCCGTATCATTTATCGCATATTATGGCTTGGGCGGTATTGCCGAATATGGGTGTTAATAAAATTAAATACGTTGAGTCTACTGGTTGGAATAATTTTAATGCCCTTACTTTAGAAAAAAACATACCTTATGCATTTAAAAGTGATCCAAACTATTTGTTCTCAATTATCACTGAAATTATGAGATTAGATAGAGGAAAGTATGAACAATAGGCGCCTACGGCGCAAATCAAAAGGACTCAACCTCTTCCATTGTTGCCAATAAATCGTTTATCCTATCGCCATGCACGCATATAAACCCCTGAAACAATTATTTAATAGTCAAAATAACTGGCTTAAATTTCTTCATAATAACAAAGCTAACCTAAGAGCGGTCGTGATTGAAAATGTCACAAAGATGCTGTCCTGTGGGACAGCGGCTTTTGGCTCTCGCGAATATCATTGTTGCAACCCTGACTGTACCCATATCAAATATATTCACCAAACCTGTAAATCTCGAGCGTGCAGTAGCTGTGGCATGAAAGCCACAGAGCGATGGATACAAAAGCAACAACATGTCTTCCCTGAATGCGAATATCAACACATCACCTTTACCCTTCCAAACACGCTATGGCCTATCTTTCGTCATAACCGTTGGCTGTTAAATAAATTATTCAAATGTGCTGCAAACATTCTGCTGGGATGGGCAAAAGATAAAGGAATAGATGTCGGTATCTTTTGTGCTCTTCATACTTACGGTCGAAAACTGAATTGGAATACGCACTTACATTTATCGGTCACTCGTGGGGGAATTTGTGAACGTACCGGTTTATGGAAACCCATTTACTTCCAAATGAAAACGACAGAGCCTTGTTGGAGAGCGGCTATCGTCAGTTTATTGGGTAAGGCTTATTATGAGCTTGATTTATCAAGCGAAGAATGCCCCTATATCCGTAATAAAACGGATTGGTCACGCTTTTTAAGCAGTCAATATAATCGTCGTTGGAAGCTTCATTTTGCTAAAAAGACAAATAATGTAAAACCGACGATGAACTATCTTGGTCGGTATTTAAAACGGCCCCCAATTTCAGCGTCACGTTTAAGTCATTACGCCAAAGGCGGAATGATAACGTTTAATTATTTAGACCATCGAACAGGAACAACAGACAGCCTAACATTATCACCAGAAGAGATGATAAGACGGATAGTAGAGCACTATCCTGATAAACATTTCAAGATGATCCGATACTACGGTTTTTTATCAATGCGTCGTCGTGGAGAAGCTCTGCCTAGAGTTTATGCAGCTTTAGGTATGACAATAGAAGCTGAGCCGAAAATGCCAGGGTATGCCGCAATGTTAAAAGGATATGTAAAAGTAGATCCGTACGAATGTATTTTATGTGAAAGTCGTCTGGTGTTTACGAATTTCCGAGTCGGAAATTCGGTCAATGATTTAGTCACCCATGCGATAGTTCAGTCAGAATTGAGGGCAGCATAATAAGGTTTGTAGGATAAGTGTATCTAAAACTCATGAAATAGGGCTAAAACAGTTATAAAATCCCCGATAATTATATTTTCGATACCTTTTAAAAAAACAGCGATGGTGAAATTGGCTTTTTTAGACGGGCCAATGCTAACTCAGCAACATTCAAATTCCTTACCTTCAAGGTTTTGATATCTTAGGACATCAACCGGTACATTATCAAACAACCCTTTAAATAGTTGATTCTCAGTCAAGAATAGGAGGCAACCGATTGATTACCTGTATTATCGTTATATAGTCATCTACATGACTGATAAAATAAAACCACTTCCTGATACCATTGACGAGCTGAAAGCACTTGTGCTTCAGCTTGAAAATAAATATAACCGTCTTCTAGAGCAATTTCGGCTGGCTCAACATCAGCGCTTTGGTAAAAGCAGTGAATCTGACTCGACTCAATTTGATTTATTCAATGAAACAGAAGAAGAAATCATCATTGAAAATGATGACACACAAACGATTACCTACACTCGTCAAAAGCCAAAACGCCAACGCTTACCTGAAGACTTACCGCGTACTGTTATTATCCACGACATAAAAGATAAAACTTGTAAGTGTTGCGGTCTAGAGATGCATGCGATGGGTAAAGACATCAGTGAAAAGTTGGAATTTGTACCAGCTAAAGTGGAAGTTATTCAACATGTTCGTCCTAAATATGCTTGCCGAAATTGTGAAAAAAACAATACTTCAGTAGACATTAAACAAGCCCCAATGCCAGCGTCACCAATCCCTAAAGGGATTGCGACCGCAAGTTTACTTGCTCAAATTATTACGGCTAAATTTCAATACAGTCTTCCACTTTATCGTCAAGAAACGTTATTTCAGCAATGGGGTATCATTATTGGACGGCGAACGATGGCGGATTGGTTAATAAAATGCTCGGTACTATTTACCCCTCTTAATAACGAGTTACATCGTATTTTGCTTGAACAACCCACTCTGCATTGTGATGAAACAACGGTAAATGTGTTGGATGTTGAAAAAGCAAAATGTTATATGTGGGTCTACTGCTCTGGCTATGATTCTCCAGGCTCTGGTGTTTTGCC
Protein-coding sequences here:
- a CDS encoding DUF3187 family protein, which codes for MKPITSLFLSTFVIGLYPSLATADTAVTPMKIYAQAPLHLNTLTTELRSAFALKEDSVELFATGTIASVWAHSESFNMDYYQNQVITGAQWQVTSKLKAELKYQYSYAGNNGLDSFVHGFHDFFGIGQNGRDEVDNNSFNISIPKYGVEIEDFEGETLSSALHSYLEYEVFSNQYNAISLGASLYLNHVNSGSFKRDSFEQGLQANYSFSYDKHALFSTVGVTFRDAGLSTSIPYKKNTAAFAIGYGYAITPSHHLVTSYHIYEGALDEGGDYAEASHEYVLGYRYLLEAAAFEFSVIENAVNMDNSTDIAFTFGVRYVL
- a CDS encoding cupin domain-containing protein, with the protein product MKLHTDLSLQANAFFTASTWVPSPIKEVTRKMLERDGGEIATATSLVNYESDSYFSSHVHTGGEEFLVLEGIFADEHGDYPVGTYMRNPVGTSHAPVVKDGCMILVKLGQYQDGDNTPVHIDTQTQPVSNDSTRHGVQFQLLHTFKHEVVRLEQWQANQTIELENQGGIEILVIDGSFIHEHTNYEKFDWLRLPIGDSLQATIGQHNCTVWIKTGHHIHQIQA
- a CDS encoding flavin monoamine oxidase family protein, which encodes MKTEYLIVGAGLSGLYMAHQLEKMGKEYRVIEARDRIGGRILSSPILSSSTKLSPLDSVDMGPSWFWPQMHPRITQLIDDLMLPIFPQYSQGAYLLDNQQNSAPTRYDSGFEQSPTSMRIAGGMQSLVDALLATLPSHRVQLNSTVTHVRSQENNHSSVILMHNSQPETIETAHVIFAMPLRLLADRVAFTPSLPTETTQHFSSTATWMAAHAKFFAIYDTPFWREEGLSGSASSRIGPLVEIHDASTFDGVGALFGFVGVDAATRKKAGKAVIKQAAVEQLTRIFGEKASHPIDVKLIDWSQEIHTATLDDQQAPTAHPRYGLSSSTKALSNLHWYFAGTEAAQDNGGYLEGALESADAVISVFNLH
- a CDS encoding AEC family transporter yields the protein MDNLITQLLFSASITGPICLMLFLGVVLKRIHLINDNFIEVASKLVFQVTLPAMLFLSIVNSDHDFSSSSRLIIYGLIANVAFFLFTTFSTKLVFKDKQDHGVIIQGGFRANTAIIALAYVANAYGDSGVALAAIYVASTTVLYNIQAVIALTPKEEHNEKQAFGVIIKTLTKNPLIIAILLGVVCSFLSIPIPEMVTQAGQYFANMTLPLALLCAGGSLNLSSMKKDNGPTWFATSYKLILSPFLITAGGIMFGFRGLDLGLLFFMSAAPTAAASYVMARAMGGNATLAANIIAQTTVASLVTCTVGIFILSSFSLI
- a CDS encoding LysR substrate-binding domain-containing protein, whose amino-acid sequence is MKLNHLNCLKAFEASARHLSFSLAAKELNVTPAAIGQQVKLLEEWLGISLFERRSSGVSRLALTKEALQGLPEITRGFEHLSQGLALLKPAEVNTILTVAVSPAFAAKWLLMRIDDFQTLHPEWDLRLDTNIRTVDYLAESIDIGVRYGKGEWEGLDNILLMTESVFPVCSPELLKKGLNSVESLVDFPLLHDLSLPKESGFPSWSGWFEQNEIYNVNTDKGLKINNSASVIQAAISGQGVALGRSVLVQEDLDGGRLVQPFPELQCNIELAYYIVWKPSTVSNEKVAVFKRWLLAQVAT